A genome region from Canis lupus dingo isolate Sandy chromosome 7, ASM325472v2, whole genome shotgun sequence includes the following:
- the PBXIP1 gene encoding pre-B-cell leukemia transcription factor-interacting protein 1 yields the protein MASYPGSDNSWVFASSESLPVETLGPESMTGLESMMDPESDRASQALGSPSRAAAEELAGAEDGGETLLQSEGSQSGPILPEKTEAEAVLEDDGCTREPSGLGDTLVQGDAEEAPVVAGLGPDTEDLEGQSPPQSQPSSPDASWPMEEAGCSSSEDDTDVDVEGLRRRRGLEPSAPQPVRPLGLDGLARGEGAGGELSISVNMCLLGALVLLGLGILLFSSGLSESDSGPAEELQVLPDSQLDTEVRVAVGDRQDELRQHLQAAAPSAGVPSLQNMALLLDRLAKENQDIRLLQAQLQAQKEELQSLMQQPRALEEENARLRGALQDGEASQRALESELQRLRARLQGLEADCTRGPDGMCLDGDRGSRGSGLTGEPSPGLLEQKERLEAEAQALRQELEKQRRLLGSVQQDLERSLRGVGRGDAARASLTELGHRLVQKLQGMEKWSQHPWVSANTSEARPQESRFQSAREWSGKEKWQDGQGGWSADHWKQKKEGSGWERKKSWRGEEDRELAGRWKEGRLRLAGWGGKKDGRQQGPKEPPRKSGGPHSSVGRQKHPQWKEGADDGHDLPPLWAELSRHKYRAPQGCSGVRECARQEGLAFGVELAPVQRQELASLLRTYLARLPWAGQLTKDLPLSPAYFGEDGIFRHDRLRFRDFVDALEDSLEEVAVRQTGDDDEVDDFEGFIFSHFFGDKSLKKRSGKKDRQLQSPGRG from the exons ATGGCTTCCTACCCAGGTTCTGACAATAGCTGGGTGTTTGCCAGCTCCGAG AGCCTGCCCGTGGAGACCCTGGGCCCAGAGTCCATGACGGGCCTGGAGTCCATGATGGACCCAGAATCGGACAGAGCGTCCCAGGCCCTTGGGAGCCCCTCCAGGGCAGCTGCGGAGGAGTTAGCTGGGGCTGAGGATGGAGGAG AGACCCTCTTGCAGAGCGAAGGCTCCCAGTCTGGTCCCATTCTGCCAGAGAAGACTGAGGCCGAg GCTGTCCTGGAAGACGATGGCTGCACCAGGGAGCCCTCTGGCCTGGGAGACACGCTGGTGCAGGGTGACGCAGAGGAGGCCCCTGTGGTGGCAGGCCTGGGACCAGACACAGAGGACCTGGAGGGTCAGAGCCCCCCACAGAGCCAGCCTTCATCTCCTGATGCAT cttgGCCCATGGAGGAGGCCGGCTGCTCCAGCAGTGAGGATGACACCGATGTGGATGTGGAGGGTCTGCGGAGACGGCGGGGCCTAGAGCCTAGTGCTCCCCAGCCTGTGAGGCCCCTGGGTCTCGATGGCCTGGCCAGAGGCGAGGGTGCAGGCGGGGAGCTGAGCATCTCTGTCAACATGTGCCTCCTTGGGGCCCTGGTTCTGCTGGGCCTGGGGATCCTCCTCTTCTCCA GTGGGCTCTCAGAGTCGGACAgtg GGCCCGCAGAGGAATTGCAGGTCCTCCCGGATTCCCAGCTGGACACCGAGGTGCGGGTTGCTGTGGGGGACAGGCAG GATGAGCTGAGGCAGCATCTGCAGGCTGCTGCACCCTCTGCTGGCGTCCCCAGTCTGCAGAACATGGCCCTCTTGTTGGACAGGCTGGCCAAGGAGAACCAGGATATCCGGTTGCTACAGGCCCAACTGCAG GCCCAGAAGGAAGagctgcagagcctgatgcagcagCCCAGGGCCCTAGAAGAGGAGAATGCCCGCCTCCGGGGGGCTCTGCAGGACGGCGAGGCCTCCCAGCGTGCCCTTGAGTCAGAGCTGCAGCGGCTTCGGGCCCGGCTTCAGGGGCTGGAGGCTGACTGCACCCGGGGCCCAGATGGCATGTGTCTCGATGGGGATAGAGGCTCCCGGGGCAGTGGGCTCACTGGGGAGCCGAGCCCTGGCCTCCTGGAGCAGAAGGAGCGTCTGGAGGCCGAGGCCCAGGCCTTACGGCAGGAGCTGGAGAAGCAGCGCCGGCTGCTGGGGTCGGTGCAGCAGGACCTGGAGCGGAGCTTGAGGGGTGTGGGCCGGGGGGACGCCGCTCGTGCCAGCCTGACTGAGCTGGGCCACAGGCTGGTCCAGAAGCTACAGGGCATGGAGAAATGGAGTCAACACCCTTGGGTCAGTGCCAACACCTCAGAGGCCAGGCCCCAGGAGTCCCGCTTCCAGAGTGCCAGGGAGTGGAGTGGGAAGGAGAAGTGGCAGGATGGGCAGGGGGGCTGGAGTGCTGATCACTGGAAGCAGAAGAAGGAGGGGTCTggctgggagagaaagaagagctggCGGGGTGAGGAGGACAGGGAGCTGGcagggaggtggaaggagggcAGGCTGAGGCTGGCGGGCTGGGGCGGCAAGAAGGACGGCAGGCAGCAGGGCCCCAAGGAGCCCCCTAGGAAAAGTGGGGGCCCTCACTCCTCTGTGGGGAGGCAGAAGCACCCTCAGTGGAAGGAAGGGGCTGATGACGGGCATGACCTTCCGCCACTGTGGGCAGAGCTGTCACGGCACAAGTACCGGGCACCCCAGGGCTGCTCGGGTGTGCGCGAGTGTGCCCGGCAGGAGGGTCTGGCCTTTGGTGTGGAGCTGGCCCCTGTGCAGCGACAGGAGCTGGCCTCTTTGCTAAGGACTTACCTGGCAcggctgccctgggctgggcagCTGACAAAGGACTTGCCCCTCTCGCCTGCTTACTTTGGCGAGGATGGCATCTTCCGCCATGACCGTCTCCGCTTCCGGGACTTCGTGGATGCCTTGGAGGACAGCCTGGAAGAGGTGGCTGTGAGACAGACTGGTGATGACGATGAGGTGGATGATTTTGAGGGCTTCATCTTCAGCCACTTCTTTGGAGACAAATCACTGAAGAAGAG GTCAGGAAAGAAGGACAGACAGTTGcagagcccagggaggggctga
- the PYGO2 gene encoding pygopus homolog 2, translated as MAASAPPPPDKLEGGGGPAPPPAPPGTGRKQGKAGLQMKSPEKKRRKSNTQGPAYSHLTEFAPPPTPMVDHLVASNPFEDDFGAPKVGGAAPPFLGSPVPFGGFRVQGGMAGQVPPGYGTGGGGGPQPLRRQPPPFPPNPMGPAFNMPPQGPGYPPPGNMNFPSQPFNQPLGQNFSPPGGQMMPGPVGGFGPMISPTMGQPPRGELGPHSLPQRFAQPGAPFGPSLQRPGQGLPSLPPNTSPFPGPDPGFPGPGGEDGGKPLNPPAPTAFPQEPHSGSPAAAVNGNQPSFPPNSSGRGGGTPDTNSLAPPSKVGGGSGPQPPPGLVYPCGACRSEVNDDQDAILCEASCQKWFHRECTGMTESAYGLLTTEASAVWACDLCLKTKEIQSVYIREGVGQLVAANDG; from the exons ATGGCCGCCTCGGCGCCGCCCCCACCGGACAAGCTGGAGGGAGGTGGCGGCCCCGCACCGCCCCCTGCGCCGCCGGGCACCGGGAGGAAGCAGGGCAAGGCCG GTTTGCAGATGAAGAGCCCAGAAAAGAAGCGGAGGAAGTCCAACACTCAG GGCCCTGCATACTCACACCTGACGGAGTTTGCACCACCCCCGACTCCCATGGTGGATCACCTGGTTGCATCCAACCCTTTTGAGGATGACTTCGGAGCCCCTAAAGTTGGGGGCGCAGCCCCTCCATTCCTTGGTAGTCCCGTCCCCTTTGGAGGCTTCCGTGTACAGGGGGGCATGGCAGGCCAGGTACCCCCAGGCTACGgcactgggggtggagggggtccCCAGCCTCTTCGTCGACAGCCACCCCCTTTCCCTCCCAACCCTATGGGCCCTGCTTTCAACATGccgccccagggccctgggtaCCCACCCCCAGGCAACATGAACTTTCCTAGCCAACCCTTCAACCAGCCTCTGGGTCAGAACTTCAGCCCTCCCGGTGGACAGATGATGCCAGGCCCAGTGGGGGGATTTGGCCCCATGATCTCACCCACCATGGGACAACCTCCCAGAGGGGAGCTGGGCCCCCATTCTCTCCCCCAGCGCTTTGCCCAGCCAGGAGCACCTTTTGGCCCTTCTCTCCAGAGACCTGGTCAGGGgctccccagcctgccccccaaCACAAGTCCCTTCCCTGGTCCGGACCCTGGCTTTCCTGGTCCTGGTGGTGAGGATGGGGGAAAGCCCTTGAATCCGCCTGCTCCCACTGCTTTTCCCCAGGAGCCTCACTCAGGCTCCCCAGCTGCTGCTGTTAATGGGAATCAGCCCAGTTTCCCCCCAAACAGCAGTGGGCGGGGTGGAGGGACTCCGGATACCAACAGCCTGGCACCCCCCAGCAAGGTGGGTGGGGGCTCAGGCCCTCAGCCTCCCCCAGGCCTGGTGTACCCATGTGGCGCCTGTCGCAGTGAGGTGAATGATGACCAGGATGCCATCCTGTGTGAGGCCTCCTGCCAGAAGTGGTTCCACCGAGAATGCACAGGCATGACGGAGAGCGCATACGGGCTGCTGACCACCGAGGCCTCTGCTGTCTGGGCTTGCGATCTCTGCCTCAAGACCAAGGAAATCCAGTCTGTGTACATCCGGGAGGGTGTGGGGCAGCTGGTGGCTGCTAACGATGGGTGA